A single Watersipora subatra chromosome 7, tzWatSuba1.1, whole genome shotgun sequence DNA region contains:
- the LOC137400544 gene encoding ATP-dependent DNA helicase PIF1-like, which yields MLNDDAQNIGQLVILPSSFTGSPRYMHEYVQDAMTYVRQHGRPDLFITLTCNPKWTDIKEALLDGQAAHDRHDIVARVFGLKVDSIISAEIPDNEEDPTLYSIVTKQMIHGPCGNLNRLSPCMKDGKCTKQYPRALIHDTLTADDGNEAVWKILDLPVHQRHPAVTHLSVHLENGQRVYFNEENIEQRAQEPPRTTLTEFFKACQNDEFAQTLLYHQMPTYYKWTAQKKWQSRKQGKVVENWPHISASDALGRVYTVHPTNVECFHLRILLHKVAGPTSFQQLRTVDGIICSTFKEACLKRGLLEDDRQWHNTLQEASVSDSPSRLRNLRKVINISGKRLEQLGFTSPCRDLDLLPQTELLRETNYDMAKLDRFISSTEPNLTFDQNLVYGKILKAVDDEREAIFFLDAPGGTGKTFLLNLLLAKIRSNQQVALAVASSGIATTLLEGGRTSHSMFKLPLDIGCLETPVCNIRKGTGLAQLLQTTKLIVWDECTMAHKATLEALDRTLKDLYNSDKLMGGVCVLLAGDFRQILPALLRGTPADELKACLKDSYIWHCVEVCKLTTNMRVHLGGDDALGEFSAQLLNIGEGKLPVNNGLISLPDNCGFIVDAEDNLLQKVYPNIHENYLQHQWLKERVILSPKNDTADHINQLLLEKIPGTTTSFLSIDCVVEKNDSVNYLTEFLNSLQPASMPPHNLQLCVSAPVMLLQNLDLPRLCNGTRLIIENLSPNLICATVLTGAAIGEKVFIPRIPLIPTNVPFQFKRIQFPVRLSFALTINQSQGQTLKTVGIHLLTPCFSHRQLYVALSRVGSKNGLYILSPFGQTKNIVYPRALQ from the exons ATGCTAAACGATGATGCACAGAATATCGGCCAATTAGTCATTCTTCCTTCTTCCTTTACTGGAAGCCCTCGATACATGCATGAGTATGTCCAAGATGCTATGACCTATGTCAGACAACATGGAAGGCCAgacctatttataacattaacGTGCAATCCTAAATGGACGGATATCAAAGAAGCTCTCTTAGATGGGCAAGCAGCTCATGACAGACATGACATTGTAGCTAGAGTGTTTGGGCTGAAA GTCGACTCAATAATATCTGcagaaattccagataacgaGGAGGACCCAACTCTGTACAGCATCGTTACCAAGCAAATGATACATGGACCATGTGGCAACCTCAATCGCCTTTCTCCCTGTATGAAAGACGGAAAATGCACCAAACAATATCCGCGAGCGCTAATTCATGACACTCTGACTGCTGATGATGG CAATGAGGCTGTTTGGAAGATTTTAGATTTGCCAGTTCATCAGAGACATCCTGCAGTAACACACCTTAGTGTACATCTGGAAAATGGACAGCGAGTATACTTCAATGAGGAGAACATCGAACAACGTGCACAGGAACCACCAAGGACTACTTTAACAGAATTTTTTAAAGCATGCCAAAACGATGAGTTTGCTCAAACTCTACTATATCATCAAATGCCTACTTACTACAAATGGACAGCACAGAAAAAGTGGCAATCTAGAAAACAAGGAAAAGTTGTTGAAAACTGGCCTCACATAAGTGCATCAGATGCACTGGGAAGAGTATATACCGTTCATCCAACAAATGTAGAATGTTTTCACTTGCGCATTTTACTACACAAAGTTGCAGGACCTACTTCGTTTCAGCAGCTTCGAACTGTCGATGGAATCATTTGCTCAACATTTAAGGAGGCATGTCTCAAACGAGGATTACTAGAAGATGACAGACAGTGGCACAACACTCTTCAGGAAGCTTCAGTTTCAGATTCACCTTCTCGGTTGCGTAATCT AAGAAAAGTCATTAACATTTCTGGTAAGAGACTAGAGCAACTCGGATTCACATCGCCATGCAGAGATTTAGACTTGCTTCCACAGACAGAATTGCTACGAGAAACCAACTATGACATGGCAAAGTTAGATAGATTTATTAGCAGCACCGAACCAAACCTCACATTTGATCAGAATTTAGTTTatggaaaaattttaaaagctgtgGATGATGAGCGTGAAGCGATCTTTTTCTTGGACGCTCCCGGTGGAACTGGTAAAACTTTCTTGCTCAATCTTTTGCTTGCTAAAATCAGATCTAACCAACAAGTCGCACTGGCAGTCGCATCTTCAGGTATAGCCACTACGTTGCTGGAAGGTGGAAGAACGTCTCATTCCATGTTTAAACTACCATTAGATATAGGATGCCTGGAGACTCCTGTTTGCAACATCCGTAAAGGTACTGGATTGGCTCAATTGTTACAGACCACAAAATTAATTGTTTGGGATGAATGCACCATGGCACATAAAGCAACATTGGAAGCTCTGGATCGCACGCTTAAAGACCTTTATAACAGTGACAAACTTATGGGTGGTGTATGTGTACTTCTTGCTGGCGATTTTCGTCAAATCCTACCGGCCCTACTTAGAGGAACTCCAGCTGATGAACTCAAAGCTTGCTTAAAGGATTCTTATATATGGCACTGTGTAGAAGTTTGTAAACTAACGACAAATATGAGAGTGCATCTGGGAGGGGATGACGCTTTGGGGGAGTTTTCTgcacaacttttaaatatcgGTGAGGGAAAGCTACCAGTTAACAATGGGCTAATATCTCTACCTGATAATTGCGGATTTATTGTAGACGCTGAAGACAatttactacaaaaagtgtACCCAAATATTCACGAAAACTATCTTCAGCACCAATGGCTGAAAGAAAGGGTAATTCTGTCACCTAAAAATGACACTGCTGACCACATCAATCAACTACTTCTTGAAAAAATTCCTGGGACTACGACTTCATTCCTCAGCATAGACTGTGTTGTTGAAAAGAATGACTCTGTCAATTATCTTACAGAATTCTTGAACTCCTTACAGCCTGCCAGTATGCCTCCTCATAATCTTCAACTATGCGTTAGTGCCCCAGTTATGCTTCTTCAAAATTTGGATTTACCTAGACTTTGTAATGGAACAAGATTGATCATCGAAAATCTATCTCCAAATCTTATTTGTGCTACTGTGCTTACCGGAGCTGCGATAggtgaaaaagtttttatcccTAGAATACCACTAATTCCGacaaatgtgccatttcaatttaaACGTATTCAGTTTCCTGTTAGACTGTCATTTGCTTTGACTATCAACCAATCCCAAGgtcaaacactaaaaactgtcGGCATTCACCTCCTTACACCATGCTTTTCtcatagacagttgtatgttgcgcTATCCCGAGTAGGCAGTAAAAATGGTCTATACATTCTCTcgccattcggtcagacaaagaacatTGTTTACCCTCGAGCGCTTCAGTGA
- the LOC137400545 gene encoding monocarboxylate transporter 9-like, producing MAGNEKNRGIVLVEVMEMFPEKSATSALWIFNISTLVGDMSAPIIGLLLAKTSARFVGMLGVGISTIGMISFAYSPSIECMYLTRGVILGIGNGMVVLIVYTASAPYFDKRKGLSLGLTTACSGFGVLVTAITLQKLFDNYSFSGALTLYTGLCIQTMVLAALLRPLSYYSRWVKSSSESGGEVSEEEDNSNSHSVYQNEFRKRSQSLGAKCLQENDIDNSKSMFLSTPDKIDSLSLRQAVRKQENHHLSSLQILAISVQHLEGSRIIAAPNTSEIPSQDNKKKKKSFKWKIVYNPWCLILGFSVLAYSSGTGMILQCIPPLGKQIGKRVQVSFIANALSVNEHLTYI from the exons ATGGCTGGAAATGAGAAAAACCGAGGGATCGTTCTAGTGGAAGTGATGGAAATGTTTCCAGAGAAATCAGCCACTTCTGCTCTTTGGATATTTAATATTAGCACTCTAGTTGGCGATATGTCAG CACCAATTATTGGTTTGCTGTTAGCGAAAACATCTGCGAGGTTTGTTGGTATGTTAGGAGTTGGTATATCCACAATCGGCATGATATCGTTCGCTTACTCACCTTCTATAGAGTGTATGTACCTTACAAGGGGAGTCATACTTG GTATTGGAAATGGTATGGTGGTACTCATAGTATACACAGCCTCTGCTCCTTATTTTGATAAAAGAAAAGGCTTATCACTTGGGCTAACAACGGCGTGCTCTGGTTTCGGAGTTCTGGTCACAGCCATAACTCTTCAAAAACTTTTTGATAACTATTCTTTCTCTGGTGCCTTAACGCTCTACA CTGGGCTCTGTATACAAACCATGGTTCTCGCAGCCCTCCTCCGTCCCTTAAGCTATTACTCTAGATGGGTAAAATCAAGCAGCGAATCAGGCGGTGAAGTTTCAGAAGAGGAAGATAACTCCAACAGTCATTCTGTGTATCAG aaTGAATTTCGAAAAAGAAGCCAGTCTCTTGGAGCCAAATGCCTGCAGGAGAATGACATAGATAATTCTAAAAGCATGTTCCTTTCAACTCCCGATAAGATTGATAGTCTCAGCTTGCGCCAGGCAGTAAGAAAACAAGAGAACCATCACCTTTCTTCTCTTCAGATACTCGCCATTAGTGTGCAACATCTAGAAGGTTCCAGAATAATTGCTGCACCTAATACATCGGAGATTCCGTCTCAAGATAacaaaaagaagaaaaagtCATTTAAATGGAAGATTGTTTACAACCCTTGGTGCTTAATATTGGGGTTTTCTGTTCTAGCGTATTCCTCTGGAACCGGCATGATTTTGCAGTGCATTCCTCCATTGGGCAAACAGATAGGTAAGAGAGTACAGGTTTCATTTATAGCTAATGCCCTTTCAGTAAATGAACATTTAACATACATATAG